Below is a window of Heterodontus francisci isolate sHetFra1 chromosome 20, sHetFra1.hap1, whole genome shotgun sequence DNA.
CTACAgagcaatatcttttcaccctctcctccaGGTATGCCCATCTCTCCACCCCGACATAGTCCTGCAGGGCCATCCTGGCAATTTCCATCGTTCCCTCCTCTTTTGTACTGATGAGCTGGGGCACTCCTCCTCCAGTGCGACCTTCTCTCTGGCATTGTgagcccttttctcctgcaaggacaaaagagagagagataagactctgctgacctctttgaccaatgcCAGTAGCTCATTTACGATAGAAGCTGTATCAGTGATAGCAATTCCTCAACAGCGCTCGGGCTCTGAACCTTTCTAAGTGGTGAGTgagtaccctgggcacacatttctcccatgttcaggaacataggaaataggagcaggagtaggccattcggcccattaagcctgctccgccattcaactagaacatggctgatcttctacctcaatgccattttcctgcactatccccatatccctcagctcCTTTGCTGGTGgatctgctggaggttgaatacccggTAGCTGTCATCAGGGTCTCACGCTGCACTCACTTTGCACCTCTAacagcactgcacccagttcctcagcACTACACTCCTGCTTCTGATGGTctcagccacctccagccaggcctgttttgtttggctgggtggccttctcctgccaccctctgcaAAGACGATCTCCCGCCTCTCCCTCACATCCTCCAGGAGCACCTCAAGGTCAACAGTGAAGTAAGAGGCAGCCCTGCCCAACGTACCAGACCTTTgcttctcctcctgtcaccctggtGTTTGCATCCTGCTTCTAAATGGTTGCCTCAGTAATGGCTGGCTTATAGCTTATAATGGTTATAGCTTTAAACCAGGCCCACAAATTAAAGGTCCTGCCTCCATACTGTACCAGCCACTGCTAATAGGCTGCCCAACCAATTAGCTAATTcgttaccacaaaaagcagttgaggccaaaacattgtaagaaggagttagatatagctcttggggcgaaagggatcaaaggatatggggggaaagcgggaacaggttactgagttggatgaccagccatgatcataatgaatggtggagcaggcttgaagggccgaatggccgactcctgctcctattttctatgtttctatgtttcaacctACCCTCCAGCCAATTAGAGGCCTGCCTCTGTGAATATTGCGGACTGTGACTACTTCCTGCCCCTCCCCGGGGTGGGGTCGAGACCCGGAAATGGTCCTGATGTTAGGTTCCCAACCCCGGAATCAAAATTCCTGCCCTATATTTTAGGTCAATgagatttcatcagaactggaagagaaGTAGCAGCGGAAGAtcggatgaaaggtcattgaccatcatgtttcacATTGATGACCAAACAGGGACACATATAAAGGAACGCCCAAAGCAATATAGTTAATATTAGAGTGCAATATAACTTCAGGCAATAAATCTGCTTTGGCCAATATATTGTAGTTAACTCCAAAACTGAAGTTCATCTCTGTTTTCACTAATAATCAATGAAGATGCAACTACAGTATTTAATTTGCCTGTTGATTTGATAGACTTGGCTGCATTCATATAATCTTGAACTTTCAAACTGAGGCCACTTCACAGTATGCTGTTTCTGAATGCATTCCCAATTTTGCTGGAAATACCAGCCTGAAGAAATTTTCATGAGCACAGTGGCATTGATGCTATACCTAGCAGTTACAGTAATTCACCGCCCAAATCTGTCCTTTTACCATTTATAACTTTAAGAATGACATCCATTGACCATTAGATTCCAGAAGACACTTGAATATAAAATATTACAAGCCACATGTAATCATGGTAGTCTCAGAAACTGTCAGTAGGTATTGTACATTAATCTTACTGTCGTGCTGAATAATGTCTTTCTTTTTAATTTTAGGTTATGGTCATATCTCTCCTTTAACAGTTGGAGGAAAAATTGCCTGCATGTTCTATGCAACATTCGGTATCCCCATTATGCTATTAGTCATCACAGATGTTGGAGACAAGCTGGCAGCTTTACTTTCCAAAGTTTACAACAACACAAGAAAGCGGTTGAGAAAGAACATGACTCCACCGCCCTCAGCAACCCCCTCAAGATGGTCTTCATTAAAACAGAGCTTCTCCAGATCGGAAACAAAACCTACAATAAGGTCTATCTCCTTTAAAGGTGGCTCACATGTGATCATAACACCAATGAGCATAAAAAATGTGTTGAACACTCAATCTTCAGTTAAAAAGAAATCTGAGCTGCTGAGAAAAACTGAAATATTTGAAAAATTAATTGTTCAAGAAAACTTCAATCAGAAGCCTTTCCAGCTTTGCAAGAGAGATCGAAGTAAGTCATGTCCCCAGCTGGATGTGAAGCCAGCTGAAGGTGACCATTTTTTTCCAAGCCTGGGACAAGAACTAGAAAAATTTGATGTGCCAATCATCATTATCATAGGTGTTATTATTGCATACCTTCTTTTTGGTGCAGGTATACTTTCAATTTGGGAAAAATGGAAATATCTCGATTCCTTTTATTTCTATTTCATCACAATTACCACCATTGGCTTTGGAGACTTTGTCCCTGAACATCCTAACTTTTTCATGATAATGTCTATTTTAATTATTACGGGTATGGCTATCATGTCCATGGCTTTTAAATTAACCCAGAACAGGATAGTTTCTTGCTACAAAGAAATAAGTATATGGATCAATGGTGGGAAGAAGAAAAAATTTAAAATGATTTGAAACAAACAATTATTCTGCTTTCTGGTGAGAGATAGGAACATTGAGCTTCAGTAATTACTTTGAATTGCTTGTAAGGTTAAATAATGATGATTAAGCCTGTACATTTTAGGGTTGGAGTATTGAACAAACATGTATCAGCAAGATGTATCAGTAAGATGTATTCATGTGTAAATTAAGTTAAAGAAGTATTTAAGATTATGGAGTTAAGGTTTCTTACTATAAATGTACAATAGCAAAGAAACCTCAAAGTAAAGTTAAATCTTCCTTACAAATAAATAGATATTGCAAacatcttttttcttttttttatgttACCAAATTTGGACAATGCACTTCCTTGTCGACAGACTGT
It encodes the following:
- the kcnk18 gene encoding potassium channel subfamily K member 18, whose translation is MSAREQNPATKCKFWSLKVLHTILPHLFLVFLLVMYAVFGAFLFEQLESTNKSAENYDNFLNELWEIANKTHGKEGIETAAGKLYFKDEIRNKLMDFQSYWSNLKENKTQWNFLGSLFFCCTVFSTVGYGHISPLTVGGKIACMFYATFGIPIMLLVITDVGDKLAALLSKVYNNTRKRLRKNMTPPPSATPSRWSSLKQSFSRSETKPTIRSISFKGGSHVIITPMSIKNVLNTQSSVKKKSELLRKTEIFEKLIVQENFNQKPFQLCKRDRSKSCPQLDVKPAEGDHFFPSLGQELEKFDVPIIIIIGVIIAYLLFGAGILSIWEKWKYLDSFYFYFITITTIGFGDFVPEHPNFFMIMSILIITGMAIMSMAFKLTQNRIVSCYKEISIWINGGKKKKFKMI